The stretch of DNA CGTCGCGGGTCAGCTTCCACGCCATAGCGTGTTCACGGGCCCCGCCGCCGAGTAGTACTATGTTTTTATTGCTGTTGCTCAAAGGAATAGGTAGTTAGGCGTGCGATGCGTCTAGCTGATGTCGTCGATGGAAATAATCAGACCATCGACGAACTGAAAAACGGACTTGCCCTGCAGCTGTAGTGTGTCGCCGGCTTCTAGGCCATTAGGAAAGTCGATAGCGGCAACGGCAGTATAGTCCAGAAGAACTTCCACGCGGTTGTCGGCTACTTGCCAATCCGTGACGCGCTGCTCCCGTTGAGTGAAGTACTGCAACGCTTGCTGAGCCTGCTGGCGAAAAGCCTCCTTACCATTTAAGGCCAGGTTCACTTCCACGTTGGAGATGTTGCGAAACACTACTTCTTCGTGCAGATGGCGCAGCATGCCGTCTACATCGAAGCGGTTATATGCTTCGATGTAGTCTTGCACTAGCTGCTTCTGTTTCGCAACGTCCATGGGCTTTGTCTTATAGCGCCTACAGCTTAGGCACTTTTCATGATACCAGCCTGCACTAGGTTATTCACGAGGCGAGTCTGTACGTCGCCGCCAGCTGTTTCATCACCAGTGCGCAGTGGGGCACCCGTGATACGCTCGTATATATCGAGGTAGCGGCGGGTGGCTTCGGCGGAAACTTCGGGGGTGAGGGCGCGGGGGTACTGGCCGTCCTGCTTGTTGGCAATCAGCCACTGGCGCACGTACTCCTTGTCGATCTGCTCCACGCCCTCGGGGTTCTTGGCATAGTCCTCGGCGCTCCAGAACCGCGACGAATCGGGCGTGTGGATTTCGTCAATCAGAATTAGCTC from Hymenobacter taeanensis encodes:
- a CDS encoding nuclear transport factor 2 family protein; amino-acid sequence: MDVAKQKQLVQDYIEAYNRFDVDGMLRHLHEEVVFRNISNVEVNLALNGKEAFRQQAQQALQYFTQREQRVTDWQVADNRVEVLLDYTAVAAIDFPNGLEAGDTLQLQGKSVFQFVDGLIISIDDIS